From the genome of bacterium:
TATGGGCCTAAAGCAGTCCAGCCGTATGATGATTTCGACATAGTGTATATGAGGATGGATGCCGGTATGTTCACCCCGAACCTCCACTGGGGCGGCGCCAGCAGTGACACGGGATATTGGCACCTATATAGAAACAAATTCACCTATGTAAATAGCGATTTTGAGATCAACGGTCTTCGGTATTTAGGCTCGGAGGTAAATAAACTGATCAGCCTGGACAACATACGTATAAATGAAGGTAGGGATACCAGCGGAGTCGATGATTCTGAAGAAAATACAAAATGGGAAACGGCATATGAGGCTCGATCTGAGGAAAATAACAAACTGGAAGAATCCTTATATCCCAGTGAACCGTTGATAGAGCATGAAAGCTCGCCATTTTTGGAGCAGGTGTTCAAGTTGGAAATTGAGCAGCCGAAGCCGGATGCCAACCCGATGCTCGCGCTTGCCGAAAAGATCGCATCATTTCAAAAAGCCCTTTTCGACGCTTCGGGAATATCTATTGTATCGGACTGCTGGCTGAGCATTCCTTATGCGAATCTGTCTGTCAGTGACAGCAAAGTCAAACTGGATGATCTGCTGAACTCACTATGCACTACGTTCAACTACAACTGGGACAAACCCGAATCCATTATCGAGTTCAGGTATAGAAAGTGGGCAAAGATGCGGCTCACTCAAATCCCGGAAGAATGGGTCGAGACCTGGAGCAACAACACAAGGGCTAATGGATATCTGAGCCTGAATGACATCGCCCAGATCGCAAACCTCGATTATTATCAGGCTGAGGAATCAATCAAGCAGGACCCTGTGATCGGAATAATGGGCACATACAGCAAAATGCTCAGAAAACTGGACGACAATCTTACCTGGCTGAGACTATATGCATCGCTGAACCAGCAGATGCGAAATGTATTGGCAGGAGATCATGGGCTTTTTGGGCAGATGCTGACATCCGCACAGTGGAAAATTGCGCAGCCGATGTTTGACCGGATCGGAATTACAAGGGGCGATGCATGGATGCAGATGTATACTGTTGTTGATAAGCAGGACCCGCAGTTTATCACCATATGGTTCAGAGAGATGGACATGGACACCAAACAGATGGACCGGATGTACAAACTGATTCTGCCAAGCTACACACCGCAGCAGACAATCGTCAAAACCACGGCGGACAAATAAACAAAGCGCCTGCACAATTTTCAGGCTGCCTGATCGAGTTCATCCTCGTCGATGCTGGATGCCGTTTTTGAGCACCAGTTGTCGCAGTCGCGGCGGGAGCAGTAAAACATCTTCTTGCGCGTGCCTTCCTTCATTACCACGTCGGCTATGTAGGCGTTATCGCATCGCACGCACATAAGCGGATCGAGTATCTTAATAACCTTGAGCTTGCTTTTAGACGGGTTAATCATGATTTCTCCAAATTCGGGCATTTGCCTGGTTTACAACATCGGGATGCCTGGTCAGCCTCTTGATTCGTGAGATAGCCTGGCTCTCGGACGCACAGAGTCTGAACAACCGAGAGATTTGGCCGGTGATGGGCATTTGCTGCTTTGCGTCGGGCGAGACTATAAGGTCCACCGCACCATAGTGCGAACGGATATTGCGAACCGCACCGCTCAGCCCTGTCAGAAAGCGCACATTGGCCATGTGAGCACGCTCGATGTTGAGCACGATGTTGTAGTGACCGGCAGAGGCCAAATGTTCCAGCGTGGCTTTTACCGCCTTGAGCGCCGATTTGGTGATGTCCCCGGCAAGATGCAATATAGGAATACCTTCGGCGTTTCTCAGGCGAATTTCATAACCTTTTTCATTCATCGCTGTCCCAGCCCCCTCTATGTTATCGGGAAAGCGCTCTCCCATATTTAGGTATTCCATACAGGTAGGCCAACATGTTACAATCGCTTGAAATGGAAAAAAATCTGGATGCATTTATCGAACATATGCGCCTGGTTGGGCGGGCAAGTGAGCATACTCTGGCGGCATACTCGTCGGATGTGCTGGACTTTTTGCACTTTGCCACTGAATCAGATGCGCATATGGATCAGATTTTGGTCAGAAGATATCTCGTTCACTTGCAAAAGACGGGGCATGCAAAAAGCTCCGTTGCAAGAAGGCTCGCAGCACTTAGGGCATTCTTCAAATATCTTGTCGAGCGTGAGATTCTTGAAAATGCCCCCACTGATGGTGTCAGAGCGCCGAAACAATCGCGTCCGCTGCCCAAGATTATGCGCGAAGAGCAGATGGAAGCGCTGATGCGAGCACCCGATCTCACCACACCGGAAGGACTCAGGGACAAAGCGATTCTGGAGACACTCTACTCGACAGGCATGCGCCTGAGCGAACTGCTCGGTCTTGAAGTCACAAATATTTCTGCCGATACGGACGAACTTAATGTGATCGGAAAACGTAATAAAGAACGTGTGGTCTTGATCGGATCCGCGGCACTCGATGCGCTCGGGCAATATATCGAGCACGGCAGGCCAAAGCTCGCAGCAAAAAGTAAAAAAACTACCGATGCGCTGTTTCTCGGTTATCGGGGGACGAAACTGGCGGCGTCATCGGTCCGAAGGATATTGGACAAGTATGTCGAAAGAATAAGCGACTCGCTTTCAATCAGTCCGCATAGTCTGAGACACAGCTTCGCGACGCATATGATGGACCATGGAGCCGACCTGCGCAGTGTGCAGGAACTTTTGGGACACGAAAACGTGACCACTACCCAGATTTACACTCACGTTTCCAGGGAACGATTGAAAGAAGTCTATGACCGCGCTCACCCGAGAGCCGCGCTCGGAAACGAACATATGGAGAAATAATATATGCCGGAAATGCATGCAACCACGGTTATTGCCGTTAAAAAAGACAACAAAGTCGCCATAGGCGCGGACGGCCAGGTGACGCTTGAAAACACGATCATGAAAGCAAAAGCTCGGAAGATCCGCAGGCTGTACGACGACAAGGTGTTGATGGGGTTTGCCGGGTCGGTTGCAGATGCGCAGACTCTTGCGGATAAATTCGAGTCCAAACTGCGAGAGGCTCATGGCAACCTAAAACGCGCAGTAATCGAATTCGCAAAAGAATGGCGCACGGACCGAATCCTTCGCAGACTGGAAGCGATGATGATTGTCGCAAACCAGGAGTATCTGCTGGTGATATCGGGTAATGGCGAGGTGATTGAACCCGACGAAGGAGTCGTGGCGATTGGGTCGGGCGGAGCATATGCCACCGCCGCCGCAAAAGCCCTTATACGAAATACTGATATGCCGCCTATAGAGATCGTGCGCAAAGCTATGGAAATTGCGGCTGATATATGCATTTATACTAACCATGAAATAACAACGGACGAGATGTAGTTTAGCAGCAGTATTGGTTATTACAGCGCAGTGCCCTCACCAAACTTGGGCATCGCTCCAATACACAAAAAATAATCAATACAAAACACTAAATAATAAATCTCAATGAGGTGCAATTTGAAAGAAAAAATTGAGCTTACTCCAAAACAAATCGTGGCGGAGTTGGACAAATATATCGTTGGTCAGGACAATGCAAAAAAA
Proteins encoded in this window:
- the xerC gene encoding tyrosine recombinase XerC, which gives rise to MLQSLEMEKNLDAFIEHMRLVGRASEHTLAAYSSDVLDFLHFATESDAHMDQILVRRYLVHLQKTGHAKSSVARRLAALRAFFKYLVEREILENAPTDGVRAPKQSRPLPKIMREEQMEALMRAPDLTTPEGLRDKAILETLYSTGMRLSELLGLEVTNISADTDELNVIGKRNKERVVLIGSAALDALGQYIEHGRPKLAAKSKKTTDALFLGYRGTKLAASSVRRILDKYVERISDSLSISPHSLRHSFATHMMDHGADLRSVQELLGHENVTTTQIYTHVSRERLKEVYDRAHPRAALGNEHMEK
- the hslV gene encoding ATP-dependent protease subunit HslV, whose amino-acid sequence is MPEMHATTVIAVKKDNKVAIGADGQVTLENTIMKAKARKIRRLYDDKVLMGFAGSVADAQTLADKFESKLREAHGNLKRAVIEFAKEWRTDRILRRLEAMMIVANQEYLLVISGNGEVIEPDEGVVAIGSGGAYATAAAKALIRNTDMPPIEIVRKAMEIAADICIYTNHEITTDEM